The genomic window CGACTTGCATTACAAATTACGGTCTTCTACCGAAAGGACGAATTGCATTCACATTTTCCCGGAACTGCTCTACGTCTTCTGTATAACGAATTGGTAGGACGTATTCCAAGTTCTCGTGAGGACGAGCAATGATGTGAGTTGATAACACTTGTCCGCCGTTGACTCGCTTCACTGATTCAACACCTGCGGCCACAGAAGCTTGCACTTCCGACACGTCACCCCGGACAATCACCGTAACTCTACCACTGCCGATTTTTTCATAGCCGACTAGAGTAACACGGGCAGCCTTCACCATCGCATCAGCAGCTTCCACTACCGCTGGAAAGCCTAGCGTTTCAACCATTCCCACTGCAATTGACATTAGTTTTAATCCCTATTTAAAGTTTTTAGCTTTGGACAAAAGTGATGCTCAAAAAAGGTAAAGAGCGTTAATTAACTTTGTTTAAACAGCTTTTAGGTACGGAACTGTTCCACAGCTTCTGTGTAACGAATCGGCAAGACGTATTCCAGGTTTTCATGAGGACGAGCAATGATGTGAGTGGATAAGACTTCACCACCATTTACTCTTTTCGCCGCTTCAACCCCGGCAGCTACGGAAGCTTGCACTTCAGATACATCTCCCCTAACTATTACGGTGACGCGAGCGCTACCAATTTTTTCATACCCTACTAAAGTGACACGGGCGGCTTTCACCATCGCATCAGCAGCTTCTACGACTGCTGGAAAGCCCTTCGTTTCAATCATTCCAACTGCAATTGGCATCGCAGAACTCCTACAAAATGAATCTAATCAGTACTGTCGCTTGAAATTTTTGACGGGGAGAGCTTTATCTTAGAGCTAAGAAAACACTTCCAAATTAAGCATAGGAAAGCTTGGCGTTCCTGGCAATATAAATTACTATAATAGTTTATGATAAGAAAGTTTTAAAAAACTTAACATAAATTTATCTGCGCTTCTGAGCAATTAAAGTTTACTGATTCCTAGAGCAGCCACTTATGCTTTATAATTTCTTTATCACATTTACAAAACGACATTCATAACCAAGGGTAATTTTATCTGGCGAGTGGCGAGAAGCG from Nostoc sp. UHCC 0926 includes these protein-coding regions:
- a CDS encoding carbon dioxide-concentrating mechanism protein CcmK translates to MSIAVGMVETLGFPAVVEAADAMVKAARVTLVGYEKIGSGRVTVIVRGDVSEVQASVAAGVESVKRVNGGQVLSTHIIARPHENLEYVLPIRYTEDVEQFRENVNAIRPFGRRP
- a CDS encoding carbon dioxide-concentrating mechanism protein CcmK gives rise to the protein MPIAVGMIETKGFPAVVEAADAMVKAARVTLVGYEKIGSARVTVIVRGDVSEVQASVAAGVEAAKRVNGGEVLSTHIIARPHENLEYVLPIRYTEAVEQFRT